A genomic segment from Anopheles maculipalpis chromosome X, idAnoMacuDA_375_x, whole genome shotgun sequence encodes:
- the LOC126563927 gene encoding uncharacterized protein LOC126563927, translated as MVHSDSDDDTWMKYRSKEEVQEAAKNDDPDNNVIEPPTKSLYRKLAWSAVTRLYSGKVGIMRYIKRKVPLFPEALAAAKRLADTPEFQEAKNIKVDIDKPQEAVKIMVLKANKTLFVTPRHKSECLYAKIEGSENLEEIDLADTRGIVKLLAGKDTYQEIAIDQAEPLDMIVVGCVAVSQRGQRIGKGNGYVDLSIAVLHTLGLITRETVIATTVADKQVFPEFPTELFQDYDFTVDLIVTPTRVIRVDPRPEQRTIGVQWGLLSSRRLAVMRVLKPLKKHLEDMGKKIELKEEDTDVESFAVRRSNVGGRARKKFISKSFKYPKYNRGDDDAEPEPRTSYDRGGAGDANPAQRSTGNGGGGGGGMSQRRKRPFRGGRMRPTNNKSGGGENAPNNGGRVRQQKPSSRPPRQLKPQLQDGVRIRVSNMFSVPFKEFKEELRNRDCYPAKINQNRNGRCVLIFPKRDDAEEQVQVDELLQKLADMRISVPQKNSTELKQVKLKCELQPKSREFDENDATSVTSAANRAAKKAAEVCTKLANNTDNTAATDKDPDANTNAAAHLNLLVELAAEVNAATLLAARAAKAAEAIAQKVLQEVKPSTETANKESKEENKEEVEHTAKLVAQIETLTKAGAEALAAGTKAEAAAAANATNSTNTTTSTTDGDAPVTESAGSKKEGITAMNDAIQEAARATAAVSFAVATLYEIIPTAPAQQTVAVASIQTLTRLFGALLPKV; from the exons atGGTGCACAGCGATTCCGACGATGATACGTGGATGAAATACCGATCGAAGGAGGAGG TTCAAGAAGCAGCAAAGAACGATGACCCCGATAACAATGTAATAGAACCTCCCACGAAAAGTTTGTACCGTAAGTTGGCCTGGTCGGCGGTAACAAGGCTCTACTCGGGCAAAGTAGGCATTATGCGCTATATAAAGAGAAAGGTACCACTCTTCCCGGAAGCGCTTGCAGCGGCTAAACGACTCGCCGATACGCCCGAGTTCCAGGAAGCGA AAAATATTAAAGTGGACATCGACAAGCCCCAGGAAGCGGTAAAGATCATGGTGCTGAAGGCGAACAAAACTTTGTTCGTTACACCGAGGCATAAGTCCGAATGCCTATACGCGAAGATCGAGGGATCAGAAAATCTAGAGGAGATTGACCTTGCGGATACGCGAGGCATCGTAAAGTTGTTGGCCGGCAAGGACACATACCAGGAAATCG CTATCGATCAGGCCGAACCACTGGACATGATTGTGGTCGGATGCGTTGCTGTGTCGCAACGTGGCCAGCGCATTGGCAAGGGCAACGGGTACGTGGATTTGAGCATTGCCGTACTGCACACCCTGGGATTAATAACACGGGAAACCGTGATCGCCACTACCGTGGCTGACAAACAAGTGTTCCCTGAATTTCCGACGGAGCTGTTCCAAGACTATGACTTTACCGTCGACCTTATCGTCACGCCAACGCGTGTGATTCGTGTCGATCCGCGGCCGGAGCAGCGCACGATCGGTGTTCAGTGGGGTCTGCTTTCCTCTCGTCGATTGGCAGTGATGCGAGTGCTGAAGCCGCTGAAAAAGCATCTCGAGGACATGGGAAAGAAGATTGAGCTAAAGGAAGAGGATACGGATGTCGAGAGCTTCGCTGTTCGTCGTTCGAACGTTGGCGGTCGGGCTCGAAAGAAGTTTATCTCGAAATCTTTCAAGTATCCAAAATATAAtcgtggcgatgatgatgctgaacCCGAACCGCGCACAAGCTACGATCGCGGGGGTGCCGGGGACGCCAATCCCGCACAGCGTTCGACTGGTaatggcggcggcggcggcggtgggATGTCACAGCGACGAAAGCGTCCGTTCAGGGGTGGTCGGATGCGTCCCACGAACAACAAGTCTGGCGGTGGCGAGAACGCGCCCAATAACGGTGGCCGTGTGCGGCAACAGAAACCTTCATCCCGGCCACCGCGGCAGCTTAAGCCTCAGCTGCAGGATGGCGTCCGTATCCGAGTGTCAAACATGTTCTCCGTGCCGTTCAAGGAGTTCAAAGAGGAGCTACGCAACCGGGACTGCTATCCGGCTAAAATTAACCAAAACCGCAACGGCCGGTGTGTCCTAATCTTTCCGAAGCGGGATGATGCGGAAGAACAGGTGCAGGTGGACGAGCTGCTACAGAAGCTGGCAGATATGCGCATCTCGGTGCCGCAGAAGAACAGTACCGAGTTGAAGCAGGTCAAGCTCAAGTGTGAGCTGCAGCCGAAGTCCCGCGAATTCGATGAAAATGATGCAACCTCAGTCACATCTGCTGCAAACCGGGCCGCCAAGAAAGCTGCCGAAGTTTGCACCAAGCTGGCAAATAACACCGACAATACCGCCGCAACGGACAAGGATCCTGACGCGAACACAAACGCCGCCGCGCACCTCAACCTGCTGGTGGAGTTGGCGGCGGAAGTGAATGCCGCAACACTGTTGGCGGCTCGGGCGGCGAAGGCGGCCGAAGCGATCGCGCAGAAGGTCCTGCAGGAAGTGAAACCCTCAACCGAGACTGCTAACAAGGAAagcaaggaagaaaacaaggaGGAGGTGGAGCACACCGCCAAACTGGTCGCCCAGATCGAGACACTGACAAAGGCGGGCGCGGAAGCCCTTGCCGCTGGCACGAAAGCCGAAGCGGCTGCCGCCGCCAACGCAACTAacagcaccaacaccaccaccagcaccaccgacGGCGATGCTCCCGTAACAGAATCTGCCGGCTCGAAGAAGGAAGGGATCACCGCTATGAACGACGCGATTCAGGAGGCTGCCCGTGCGACAGCGGCCGTATCTTTCGCTGTCGCGACACTGTACGAGATCATCCCAACGGCTCCGGCGCAGCAAACCGTCGCAGTGGCTTCGATTCAAACGCTTACGCGTTTATTCGGTGCCCTTCTGCCGAAGGTTTAA
- the LOC126568045 gene encoding DNA ligase 4-like — translation MCHNKDSSFSELSSLLENVRNAPLPTKELLLRKFFQDFEHSRQAVLDVVDKPSIYPWLRLIVPGMDRERKAYGLREQTLAEAYIRALGLDRQNAEVQQRLLGAGSDLADRLGPLLHGRCPAIGDLTVDDVNSRLDAIGAGRAVAARDELVTLIERGSPLDQRWLVRIVLKKMQLGVSNRHILRLYHPDAPTLYDGSSDLKQLVGLIETKESGAIKTFGDDGGPVLLTHFIRPMLCQRVELRQVGELLRRDTYWCETKMDGERFQMHWDGISFRYYSRNGHDYSDAFGRTADQVGGTLTPMLATLLAPSTRNVILDGEMMVFDRRDLRFRDKCDGTDVKALRTGTANLRPCFCVYDLLYHNGRTLTGVPYAERAHLLRHTIREQFGFLQHCRRERVRDAEHLIELINTAIDAQQEGVVLKREDARYQPNRRAGTGWYKIKPDYIEGLVTDFDLLVMGGFYNMRRSHVNMFLVGVARGPGKFVAVAKVSMGLSVAEWKQLNQSLQTHWRTEPIGGMHCGRTKPDVWIAPANSIVLQLKGSELVRSDSYAAGYTIRFPRIVTIRADKMPDEVCTLEELQQLSNTNANTVGSPHTNNRKSTKLAKRHVILEDLNAPVKRANRGRKPLIAAERTLIPKRDTSPLPDGMLKGRDVCVMSVGNRPGAPTIDTLERLVRRHGGRAVANPSPTTFAIVAGRETFKVRKYMETGRWDVVREDWLLRAGMEGKLEPFRPEHILVATESTRMKLTKQYDRYGDSYTRPVTPNSFSALLNRITGEGEERNQLMTRLTDRELVQAETRLLGVRVARRKRLFRGLTAQLYVKQDNQEIASVVVDVYRPQREMLRFVQHGGYWLRDNEPGTVRYVFVASTVDTLGEAKAWFDSVTGSDSEASPMFLRVDWIGRAIEAGRLCDERDFILHD, via the coding sequence GTCGATAAACCTTCGATCTATCCATGGCTAAGGTTGATAGTGCCGGGAATGGATCGCGAACGTAAAGCGTACGGTTTGCGTGAACAAACGCTCGCCGAAGCCTATATTCGCGCGCTGGGACTAGATCGTCAAAATGCAGAGGTGCAGCAGCGGCTGCTGGGCGCCGGGAGTGATCTGGCGGATCGGTTAGGACCGTTGCTGCACGGTCGCTGCCCGGCCATCGGTGACCTGACTGTTGATGACGTAAACAGCCGTTTGGATGCGATCGGTGCGGGACGTGCGGTAGCAGCGCGGGACGAGCTGGTAACGCTGATTGAGCGAGGCAGTCCACTTGACCAGCGGTGGTTGGTGCGGATTGTGCTGAAAAAAATGCAGTTAGGTGTGAGCAACCGGCACATCTTGCGACTGTACCATCCAGATGCACCTACGCTGTACGATGGGTCGAGCGATTTGAAACAGTTGGTGGGGCTGATCGAGACGAAGGAATCTGGTGCGATTAAGACGTTCGGTGATGACGGTGGTCCAGTGCTGTTGACACACTTTATCCGTCCAATGCTTTGCCAGCGAGTGGAACTCCGTCAGGTTGGTGAGTTGTTGCGCCGGGATACGTACTGGTGCGAAACAAAGATGGACGGCGAACGGTTCCAGATGCACTGGGATGGTATATCGTTTCGGTACTATTCACGCAACGGGCACGATTACAGTGACGCATTTGGCAGGACAGCGGACCAGGTCGGTGGCACACTAACACCGATGCTAGCGACCCTGCTCGCACCTTCTACCCGGAATGTCATATTGGACGGtgagatgatggtgtttgaTCGGCGTGACCTACGATTTCGAGACAAATGTGACGGTACGGATGTAAAAGCACTCCGCACGGGCACGGCGAATCTGCGACCCTGTTTTTGTGTCTATGACTTGCTGTACCACAATGGTCGCACGCTTACCGGCGTACCGTACGCTGAACGGGCCCACCTTCTAAGGCACACGATACGCGAACAGTTTGGCTTTCTCCAACACTGTCGGCGAGAACGGGTACGCGATGCGGAACATCTGATCGAGCTCATTAATACGGCAATCGATGCACAGCAGGAGGGTGTAGTGCTAAAACGCGAGGACGCACGGTACCAACCGAACAGACGGGCTGGCACCGGCTGGTACAAGATAAAACCCGACTATATCGAGGGTTTGGTAACGGACTTTGATCTACTCGTGATGGGCGGTTTCTACAACATGCGCCGTTCACACGTGAACATGTTTCTGGTTGGGGTAGCGCGTGGTCCGGGTAAGTTTGTCGCGGTGGCGAAAGTTTCCATGGGACTCAGTGTGGCCGAATGGAAGCAGCTAAATCAGTCGCTCCAAACGCACTGGAGAACGGAACCGATCGGTGGAATGCATTGTGGTCGCACGAAACCCGATGTTTGGATTGCACCGGCTAATTCAATCGTCCTTCAGCTGAAAGGTTCCGAACTGGTACGGAGTGATTCGTATGCTGCTGGATATACGATTCGTTTCCCGCGCATTGTTACCATCCGGGCCGATAAGATGCCAGATGAGGTGTGCACGCTCGAAGAGTTGCAACAGCTCAGTAACACCAATGCCAATACCGTTGGTAGCCCGCACACCAACAATCGTAAATCGACAAAGCTTGCAAAACGACACGTCATTCTCGAGGATCTTAATGCACCGGTAAAACGAGCAAATCGGGGGAGAAAACCATTAATTGCAGCGGAACGGACATTAATCCCGAAACGGGATACGTCACCACTTCCGGATGGGATGTTAAAAGGCCGGGATGTGTGTGTAATGAGCGTTGGAAATCGACCCGGTGCACCAACGATCGACACGCTGGAGCGGTTGGTGCGGCGACACGGTGGGCGTGCCGTGGCCAACCCAAGCCCAACCACGTTCGCCATCGTAGCCGGCCGGGAAACGTTCAAGGTGCGAAAGTACATGGAAACAGGCCGGTGGGATGTAGTGCGGGAGGATTGGTTGTTGCGTGCTGGTATGGAAGGTAAACTAGAACCGTTTCGACCGGAACACATACTCGTAGCGACGGAATCGACACGGATGAAGCTAACGAAGCAGTACGATCGGTACGGGGATTCATACACACGTCCGGTCACACCGAACTCCTTTTCGGCGTTGCTGAACCGCATCACAGGAGAGGGGGAAGAAAGGAATCAACTGATGACACGATTGACCGACCGGGAATTGGTGCAAGCCGAAACGAGACTGTTGGGTGTGCGGGTAGCGCGAAGAAAGCGTCTCTTCCGAGGACTTACCGCACAGCTGTATGTAAAGCAGGACAATCAGGAAATTGCTTCGGTAGTAGTGGACGTGTATCGCCCACAGCGTGAAATGTTGCGATTTGTGCAGCACGGTGGTTATTGGCTGCGGGACAACGAAcccggtacggtacggtacgtgTTTGTGGCGTCAACGGTCGATACACTCGGTGAGGCAAAAGCTTGGTTCGATTCGGTCACCGGATCGGACAGCGAAGCTTCGCCGATGTTCTTGCGAGTGGACTGGATTGGACGTGCCATCGAGGCTGGCCGGCTGTGCGACGAGAGGGATTTTATCTTACATGACTAG